From a region of the Vanrija pseudolonga chromosome 2, complete sequence genome:
- the SPAC869.04 gene encoding Putative formamidase: MTLTAAPASTPPPSSSKPTMKNVPPLANTPSPYEIPTLVRVDPFRPANEQERIHTRWHPDIPPVCSLELGKAFNVECMDYSGFQINNDDCADDVLDMDHDSDHHLSGPFHVPGAQPGDVLEIDILDVQPHPLQPWGYCITYPGVGALDLPDEKTKVTKTIWEFEGCETTSRHVPHVRFQSRAHPGVIGTAPSAELLAKWTERESKVAAAQRSRHGNTEITLPLVKGAYVGQELDDATRQKIYAEGARTSPGREHGGNIDIGALVRGSKVYLPVYVPGANLSVGDLHFCEADGEPTTAIEMPGVVTLRVNLIRGGIRALGIHTPMYETSPSEVLYRNRLVFTGLSVTPEGEQTDRDGMVSYRNAAFSAMQYLGKMGYSREQAYVLMSAAPIEVKVVATANQPNYVVSVGLPVDIFEFDIRPRALGEPKPSIPGPAVLSEERATREAAANGVANGNGHANGH, encoded by the exons ATGACACTGACAGCTGCCCCGgcatcgacgccgcccccgtcctcctccaaGCCGACGATGAAGAACGTCCCCCCGCTCGCGaacacgccgtcgccgtacgAGATCCCCaccctcgtccgcgtcgaccCCTTCCGCCCCGCCAACGAGCAGGAGCGGATCCACACCCGCTGGCACCCCGACATCCCGCCCGTGTgctcgctcgagctcggcaaggcgtTCAACGTCGAGTGCATGGACTACTCTG GCTTCCAGATCAACAACGATGactgcgccgacgacgtcctcgacatgGACCACGACTCGGACCACCACCTCTCTGGACCGTTCCACGTTCCCGGGGCGCAGCcgggcgacgtgctcgagatCGACATCCTCGA CGTCCagccccaccccctccaGCCATGGGGATACTGCATCACGTACCCAGGCGTCGgggcgctcgacctgcccgacGAGAAGACAAAGGTCACCAAGACGATCTGGGAGTTTGAGGGCTGCGAGACGACATCACGACACGTCCCGCACGTGCGCTTCcagtcgcgcgcgcacccCGGCGTGATTGGcaccgcgccctcggccgagctgctcgccaagTGGACCGAGCGCGAGTCCaaggtcgcggccgcgcagcGTAGCCGCCACGGCAACACGGAGATCACGCTCCCGCTCGTCAAGGGCGCGTACGTCGGccaggagctcgacgacgccacccGCCAGAAGATctacgccgagggcgcccGTACCTCGCCTGgacgcgagcacggcggcaaCATTGACATTGGCGCGCTTGTCCGCGGATCAAAAGTCTACCTGCCCGTCTACGTCCCCGGTGCCAACCTGTCCGTCGGCGACCTGCACTTCTgcgaggcggacggcgagccgacgacggcgatcgAGATGCCCGGCGTCGTGACCCTCCGCGTCAACCTCATCCGTGGCGGTATCCGCGCGCTGGGCATCCACACGCCCATGTACGAGACGAGCCCGAGCGAGGTGCTGTACCGCAACCGCCTCGTGTTCACCGGGCTGAGCGTcacgcccgagggcgagcagacGGACCGCGACGGCATGGTGTCGTACCGCAACGCGGCGTTCAGCGCCATGCAGTACCTCGGCAAGATGGGCTACTCGCGCGAGCAGGCTTACGTGCTCATGTCGGCCGCACCGatcgaggtcaaggtcgtcgcGACGGCAAACCAGCCCAACTACGTCGTGTCTGTTGGCTTGCCCGTCGACATCTTCGAGTTTGACATCCGGCCAAGGGCTCTGGGCGAGCCCAAGCCTTCTATTCCGGGCCCGGCTGTGTTGAGTGAggagagggcgacgagggaggcggcggcgaacggCGTCGCCAACGGTAATGGCCACGCCAACGGGCACTAG